GGAGCATTTTCATTTTTCAATATGTCTATGAAGGAATTGAATGAGGTTGGGATTTCTGGATATGACTTATGGAATCAATCTGAATTGAATGAGATGTATGCACAATTGTTGGAAACAAAGGACAATCATTCTAAGATAGATCATGTTGAGAAATTTTTATTAAAAACGATTCAAAAACAAACCATTGATAAACGTATTTTAGAAGCGATTTCGCAAATGAACCTGTCGCAGGGAAAAATCAAAATCAATGAGATTGCCTCTATTGTAAATTTAAGTATGGATACCTTTGAAAAAAAATTTCGAGAAATTACAGGAGGCACTCCCAAACAAGTTTCATCGATCATAAGAATGAATTCGGTAATTCGAGAAATTCCAAAGTATCGTTCTTTCACAAGACTTGCTTATGATTTTGGATATTTTGACCAATCGCATTTCATAAGAGAATTCAAATCTTTCACGGGCAAAACACCTACAGAATTTTTGGCTTAAAAAAAAATTTCATCCTGATTTTTTACAATCCTTCCTTACAAAAATTCGTTATAAACATTCATTACTAATTTAACACAGGAAGATTGTTTATGTTACAAATTTTATTAAATTTGAATTGGATCGGGATAGGATTTGCATTCCTTATTTATTTTTTTCTAGGTTATATTTGGTTTACAATACTGTTTACAAAACCATATAGAATTTCTCTCGGAAAAGAAAACGAAACACAAGGCCCACCTGCGCCAATATTTATCATTGGACCAGCAATTTGTACTCTATTCAATTTAGTCACGACAGCCATTTTGTTTTCTGTTTTGCAAATCAACCAAACGGCCGATGCGCTCCTTTGGGGAACTTTTGTTGGGATAGGATATCTATCTGCCAATACCTTTAATATTGCGATCAATCCAAACATTCCGAGGCCCATTCTATATGGTGTCATTTCGAGTGTTTATCACCTTGTGGGAATCAATGTTGCTGCTATGATTTTGGTTCAAAATTTCTGAGAAAACCTTCAGAATATAAAAAAACCACTCTTCGTTTTCGTTAGAGTGGTTTTTTTTGTTTGATCCTCTGAACTTTACCAGCTTACTATTGTAAGTTGGTAAAGCAAATACCGGAACGAAAACTAAACTACAATTTACGCTACAGGGCCATACTGGCTGTAGTCAAATTCTTTGGAACCAGTAAGGTATTTCTTGTAGTTCTCAATGAATTGTTTTGCAAGGTCAGTAGCTGTTTTGTCGTATTCTTCTTTGTTTTCCCAAGCGTTACGTGGGTTGAGGATATGTGCATCCACACCTTCGATTGTTTTTGGGAAAGATACTTGGAATACTGGGTGTTTTTCGAACTCGGATTTTTCAATGTTTCCGTTAAGGATTTCATTGATGATTTGGCGAGTTGCAGGAAGGTTCATACGTTTTCCCACTCCATACTTTCCACCAACAAGACCTGTATTGATTAGGTATGCATTTACTTTGTGTTTTTTCATTTTTTCACCAAGTAACTTTGCATAGTATGTTGGGTGGAGAGTCATAAACGCCTGACCAAAACAAGCAGAGAAAGTTGCTTGTGGTTCTTTCACACCGCGCTCAGTTCCCGCAACCTTAGCTGTGTAACCAGAAAGGAAGTGATACATCGCTTGTTCGATAGAAAGTTTAGAAACCGCAGGAAGAACACCGTAAGCATCGTAAGTAAGGAAGATCACAGTGTTTGGGTGACCTGCTTTGGATCCTGGTTGGATGTTATCGATGTGGAAGATTGGGTAAGAGACTCGTGTGTTTTCTGTTTTCGCAGCAGAAGAGTAATCTACTTTTTTAGTTCCCGCATCAAAAACTACGTTTTCAAGGAGAGCATCACGACGAATGGCTGCATAAATTTCTGGTTCTGTTTTTGGATCTAGATTGATGGTTTTTGCGTAACATCCACCTTCAATGTTGAAGATTCCATTGTCATCCCAACCGTGTTCGTCATCACCGATGAGTTTGCGGTGTGGGTCTGTGGAAAGAGTTGTTTTTCCTGTTCCAGAAAGACCAAAGAAAAGAGCACTGTCTCCATCCTTACCAACGTTAGCAGAACAATGCATAGTAAGCACGTTTTTAAGCGGTAAGTAGTAGTTCATGACAGAGAAAATCCCTTTTTTCATTTCCCCACCGTATTCGGTTCCACCAATGATACAGATTTTTTTTGCTAAGTGGAAGATTACAAATACATCGGAGTTAAGGCCGTGTTCTTTGTATTTTGTGTTTTTGTAACCAGATGCGTTGATGATGGTAAATTCTGGATTTAGTTTTTCGAGTTCTTCTTTCGTTGGGCGAAGGAACATGTTTGTGCAAAAATGGTGTTGCCAAGCTCTTTCCGTAACCACACGGAGAGAGATACGTGTGTCGTTGTTGGTTCCTGCATGGCCATCAAAAACATAAAGTTTTTTGTTATCGAGGAATTTGGTTACTTCTGCGTAAAGTTCATTGAAAATGGCTTCAGAAACCTTTGTGTTGACCGGACCCCACCAAATGTTGTTGGTAGAAGAAGGTTCATCGACAAAGTACTTGTCCTTTGGAGAGCGACCCGTAAGAATTCCGGTATCTACCATCATTGTTCCGTTATCGGAAGTTACGCCTTCTTTGTTGTTCAATTCGTGCTGGTAAATTTCTTCGTAAGATAAGTTATGGAAGACTTCGGATGGTTTAAGGCCTAATTCAGCAAGGCCGCGCAGATTAGTAGATACTGACATGGATTTCTCCTCGATTTCACTTTGTGTTTTTCTAGCTTCTTATTTTGCGAGTCGGTGTCAATAACAGAAAATGAAGATTCTCCACGCATCTGCAGAATATTTTCCTTACATCAAGATGGGTGGGCTTGCCGACATGCTTGCTTCCCTCACCAAAGAACAGGCGAAGTCGGAAGAAGTTTATGTCGCATTACCTCTCATTGGCAAATTGGGAAAGCCACCCCAATTTACCGGAAAAGAGTTCCCAGCCCTTCTTCCAAAGGATGGGCATACAGACTCCTTGGTAGTTTCGGTTCTAAAAGCCTCTCGGTTTTTAGAAGCAGAAGAAAGAGGAGTGAAGTTATATTTTTTTGAATCAGAATTATTCCAACCGTTAGACTCCATTTATGGTCATGCTGAAGAACACTTTCGATTTGCTATGTTCTCTTACGCTTGTTATGCCTTAAGTCAAATTCTAAATGTGGATGTTTTCCATGCCCACGATTGGCATACAGCACTCTCACTTGCCTTACAAAAGGATTCCGTAAAACAAGTTCCAAGTGTTTTTACCATCCATAACTTGGCTTACCAAGGAGATCATCCCTATTGGATGACGGGTTTTTTAAAAGAGGAACCATTTTGTCTGATCACAAGTCCTTTTGAACACAATGATAAATGTAATTATATGAAGGCCGGAATTTTATCCGCAGGAAAAATCACTACAGTGAGTCCTGGATATAGAGAAGAAACAATGGCGGAACCAAATGGATTTGGCCTCAGTTATTGTTTGAGACAAAGAGCAAGCGACTATACAGGAATTTTGAATGGAATTGATTCGGATGAATGGAATCCAGATAAAGACAAAAGAATTTTCAAAACATATTCATTAAAAGATTGGAAAGTCGGGAAATTAAAAAACAAAGAAGGGTTATATAAAGAAATAGGAAGGCCTTTTCTTCCAACAGATGTACCTTTGATTGGACTGATAGGAAGACTTACATATCAAAAAGGATTTCCTAGCTTTTTACAAGCATTCTTAGAAAGGCGTCACCTTCCACATCGTTATGTGGTTCTTGGCTCGGGAGATCCAGATACAGAAAAAGCTTTTTTTCATTTATCTGATACATTGCCCGATTTTTTTTATTTTTACAAAGGTTATAATGAAAGTTTGGCTCACAAAATTGAGGCTGCTAGTGACTTTTTTCTAATGCCGTCCCTTTTTGAACCATGTGGTCTGAATCAAATGTACAGCCATGTTTATGGAACCATTCCGATTGTTTCCAGAGTCGGTGGATTACGGGATACTGTGGACGAATCCAATTTTTTGCCTTACAAAACAGGGATTGTCTTTGAACCGAATGACGCTAGTTCGTTGGGATATGCTTTAGAAAGAGCCAGTGACCTTTATCTTTCTTCCGATAGAGAAATCTTAGTGAAAAACATGATGAACTTAGATTGGAGTTGGGAAAAAAGAAAATTAGAATACGATTTTGTTTATAAAAAAGCTATAGAAATGAAGTTATAATTCAGATTCAAAGTGAAATATCTGAATTTTTTGTTTTATGATCTGCTTCTGTTCGAATTTCCAATCTTGGAAAAAGTATTTGGATCCGGTCAGTATAAAACAACCGGTTCCAATTGAATCAATTAGTCCTACGAGGATTATTTACTTTTTAAACGGCATTTCACCCAAATAATCTTTTTTGCCAATTTCAATTCCGTTGTGTCGTAGAATTGCATAAGCAGTTGTTATATGAAAGTAAAAATTAGGAATCGCATGTTGCGTGAGGTATTCAAACCCTGTTAAATATTTTCCCTCCCACCTTGGTTGCGAAACTTTTATTTCTTTTACTGATTTAAAATCTTCTTCTCTATAAGTTTCCAAGTATTGGATCACAGATTGGATTCTTAGTTTGAGTTCATTTAGGTTTTTTTCTGAATCTTCATGAACAGGAGCTTCTTTCCCTGTGATACGAGCGACACAAAGTTTGGCAGTGTCGCAAGCGATTTGGATTTGTTTGGTTAACTGGAATTGATCAGGAAAGAGTCGTGAGTTCAACAAATTCTCAAAAGGGAACTTCTTGGTTTCAGAATGGATTTCTGCCTTTTCTAAAATTTTGATTAAATTCCCTAGTCCTTTTTTAAAAGATTGGACGGAGATTTCATAAAAAATGGATTCATTCATAGTTCTACTCGAATTGAGGGACAAACAAAATCAATCCATTAAATCACAGATCTAAATAGCAATTCCACCTGAAACAATGAGTTCTAAAAATCCAAAATTTTGGGAAGCACGGTTGGAACCACCACTAGTCAATACATCAGTGAGGTCAATGTATCCGCCTTTGCCACCAAATTCTAGAAAGTAAGTGCGTGAAAATTCATACCGAGTGGCAACGTAGCCCGAAACTCCATACCCAGAAACATGGAAGTTATTGTTTTGTCCTTTACCTAACACGCGTACGTCGCTTCGACAAACCACTGGGCCACCACCAATGGAGGACACCAAACTAAGTCCACTGAGTCCATCTGAAGAAGTATAAAGGGGGGTGATCCATCCAAAATCTAAAAATAGATAATTTAATCCATCGGTATGTTCGTACTTTAAAATATCGGGTGTTAACGCAATGGTTTGTTCTCCACCATGATACCCGGCCATTTCCTGCACGTGCCCAGGAAAGAGGTAGATAAAGAGAGCCGCTTCGGTGGATAAGGCCATCTGGTTTTTTGCAATCACACCTGGGTCAATGTAACCGGAATATTTGACTGGTTGTCCTGGTGTTACTACATACTTCATATGGTCCTCACCAAAGGATAAGAAAAATCGGTCCGTAAAAAAATAACTGAATTTTAGATTGTACTGGGGGATTTCAAATTTTGATGGATTTAGATAAACATCTGCTCGAAAGGATTCCGGTTTGTCCCTGGCATCTACTGCTTTCAATGTATAGTTGTAACCAGGGCCACGAAAATTGATATCACTTTGAGTATAATAATCTCGGTTATAACCCCATTGGATATTCCAACGTCCTTTTTTATCGTGAATGGTGGACGTAACCTCATTTTCATTGGCCCAGATGAAGGGAGAAAACAAAAGAAATAAGAATAAAGCTAAAGATTTATGTGTTATAGAAGCAAACGGTTGTTTGATTCTACGGGCATACAAATTATACATAACGCCATTTTCTAAATTGGTATCAAAATAGAATAGGCGAATGTATGTTTGGTTTCGGAAAAGGGCAGTTTTTTTAGTAGCTACCCCCGCTACCACCTCCGCCAGAGGAACCTCCACCAAAACTTCCTCCACCGCCTCCACCACCCCCTCCAGAGGAGCCGCCGGAGCTACTCTTTTGTTTTTTGGGAATGGTTTCGTATTCTGTGGCACTGTGTTTGCAATGGGCACAGGTTCGTCTAACTTCAACTTTTCCAGAGCTGCTATAGGT
This genomic stretch from Leptospira meyeri harbors:
- a CDS encoding helix-turn-helix transcriptional regulator — protein: MVPTVIEYKPRLELSRFVESYLLIQCDESFSKSVIPHHSFVLTIKIKGNHRYQIHSDSKSLPTISLSGLRKTVKQNTLSKGTEILIVKFQPWGAFSFFNMSMKELNEVGISGYDLWNQSELNEMYAQLLETKDNHSKIDHVEKFLLKTIQKQTIDKRILEAISQMNLSQGKIKINEIASIVNLSMDTFEKKFREITGGTPKQVSSIIRMNSVIREIPKYRSFTRLAYDFGYFDQSHFIREFKSFTGKTPTEFLA
- a CDS encoding DUF1761 domain-containing protein; the encoded protein is MLQILLNLNWIGIGFAFLIYFFLGYIWFTILFTKPYRISLGKENETQGPPAPIFIIGPAICTLFNLVTTAILFSVLQINQTADALLWGTFVGIGYLSANTFNIAINPNIPRPILYGVISSVYHLVGINVAAMILVQNF
- the pckA gene encoding phosphoenolpyruvate carboxykinase (ATP), whose translation is MSVSTNLRGLAELGLKPSEVFHNLSYEEIYQHELNNKEGVTSDNGTMMVDTGILTGRSPKDKYFVDEPSSTNNIWWGPVNTKVSEAIFNELYAEVTKFLDNKKLYVFDGHAGTNNDTRISLRVVTERAWQHHFCTNMFLRPTKEELEKLNPEFTIINASGYKNTKYKEHGLNSDVFVIFHLAKKICIIGGTEYGGEMKKGIFSVMNYYLPLKNVLTMHCSANVGKDGDSALFFGLSGTGKTTLSTDPHRKLIGDDEHGWDDNGIFNIEGGCYAKTINLDPKTEPEIYAAIRRDALLENVVFDAGTKKVDYSSAAKTENTRVSYPIFHIDNIQPGSKAGHPNTVIFLTYDAYGVLPAVSKLSIEQAMYHFLSGYTAKVAGTERGVKEPQATFSACFGQAFMTLHPTYYAKLLGEKMKKHKVNAYLINTGLVGGKYGVGKRMNLPATRQIINEILNGNIEKSEFEKHPVFQVSFPKTIEGVDAHILNPRNAWENKEEYDKTATDLAKQFIENYKKYLTGSKEFDYSQYGPVA
- a CDS encoding glycogen/starch synthase, encoding MKILHASAEYFPYIKMGGLADMLASLTKEQAKSEEVYVALPLIGKLGKPPQFTGKEFPALLPKDGHTDSLVVSVLKASRFLEAEERGVKLYFFESELFQPLDSIYGHAEEHFRFAMFSYACYALSQILNVDVFHAHDWHTALSLALQKDSVKQVPSVFTIHNLAYQGDHPYWMTGFLKEEPFCLITSPFEHNDKCNYMKAGILSAGKITTVSPGYREETMAEPNGFGLSYCLRQRASDYTGILNGIDSDEWNPDKDKRIFKTYSLKDWKVGKLKNKEGLYKEIGRPFLPTDVPLIGLIGRLTYQKGFPSFLQAFLERRHLPHRYVVLGSGDPDTEKAFFHLSDTLPDFFYFYKGYNESLAHKIEAASDFFLMPSLFEPCGLNQMYSHVYGTIPIVSRVGGLRDTVDESNFLPYKTGIVFEPNDASSLGYALERASDLYLSSDREILVKNMMNLDWSWEKRKLEYDFVYKKAIEMKL
- a CDS encoding DUF1993 domain-containing protein — its product is MNESIFYEISVQSFKKGLGNLIKILEKAEIHSETKKFPFENLLNSRLFPDQFQLTKQIQIACDTAKLCVARITGKEAPVHEDSEKNLNELKLRIQSVIQYLETYREEDFKSVKEIKVSQPRWEGKYLTGFEYLTQHAIPNFYFHITTAYAILRHNGIEIGKKDYLGEMPFKK